In one window of Micromonospora cathayae DNA:
- a CDS encoding alpha-N-arabinofuranosidase codes for MRTAQLTIDPAFTIGAADRRLFGSFVEHMGRCVYGGVFEPDHPDADQHGFRTDVLELTRELGVSVVRYPGGNFVSGYRWEDGVGPAGDRPRRLDLAWKTIETNAFGLHEFMTWAERAQVEPMMAVNLGTRGVQEACDLLEYTNHPGGTALSDLRRRHGAEQPYGVRLWCLGNELDGPWQVGHKTADEYGRLAAETARAMKMIDPSVSLVACGSSGRGMPTFASWEATVLEHTYEHVDYISAHTYYDPSDGDQASILASAVDMDHFIREVVATADHVAARQRHRRKLRISFDEWNVWYQSRLQADLDQRGWVEAPALIEDTYTAVDAVVVGDLLITLLRHADRVGVACQAQLANVIAPIRTRTGGPAWRQSIFHPFALTARYARGTVLRTEPVAPTYETKRHGDVPVLDTVAVHDTERGELAVFAVNRDTTELTLELDLRGLPGLSGRSHLTLAAGDDPTASNTEAEPDRVTPRETTTPTIDGGRCTVRLPAISWNVLRFTTRP; via the coding sequence GTGCGGACCGCTCAGCTGACGATCGACCCCGCCTTCACCATCGGAGCCGCCGACCGCCGGCTCTTCGGATCGTTCGTCGAGCACATGGGGCGCTGCGTCTACGGGGGCGTCTTCGAGCCCGACCACCCCGACGCCGACCAGCACGGATTCCGTACCGACGTGCTGGAGCTGACCCGCGAGCTGGGCGTCTCGGTGGTGCGCTACCCGGGCGGCAACTTCGTCTCCGGGTACCGCTGGGAGGACGGCGTCGGGCCGGCCGGTGACCGGCCGCGCCGGCTGGACCTGGCCTGGAAGACCATCGAGACCAACGCCTTCGGGCTGCACGAGTTCATGACCTGGGCCGAACGGGCGCAGGTGGAGCCGATGATGGCGGTCAACCTCGGCACCCGCGGCGTGCAGGAGGCCTGCGACCTGCTGGAGTACACCAACCACCCGGGCGGGACGGCGCTGTCCGACCTGCGCCGCAGGCACGGCGCGGAACAGCCGTACGGGGTGCGGCTGTGGTGCCTCGGCAACGAGCTGGACGGCCCCTGGCAGGTCGGCCACAAGACCGCCGACGAGTACGGCCGGCTCGCCGCCGAGACCGCCCGCGCGATGAAGATGATCGACCCGTCGGTCAGCCTGGTCGCCTGCGGCAGCTCCGGCCGGGGCATGCCCACCTTCGCCTCCTGGGAGGCGACGGTGCTGGAGCACACCTACGAGCACGTCGACTACATCTCCGCGCACACCTACTACGACCCGTCCGACGGCGACCAGGCCAGCATCCTGGCCTCCGCCGTCGACATGGACCACTTCATCCGCGAGGTGGTCGCCACCGCCGACCACGTGGCGGCCAGGCAGCGCCACCGGCGCAAGCTCCGGATCTCCTTCGACGAGTGGAACGTCTGGTACCAGTCCCGCCTCCAGGCCGACCTGGACCAGCGCGGCTGGGTGGAGGCCCCGGCGCTGATCGAGGACACGTACACCGCCGTCGACGCGGTGGTGGTCGGCGACCTGCTGATCACCCTGCTCCGGCACGCCGACCGGGTCGGGGTGGCCTGCCAGGCCCAGCTGGCGAACGTCATCGCGCCGATCCGGACCCGCACCGGCGGGCCGGCCTGGCGGCAGAGCATCTTCCACCCGTTCGCGCTCACCGCCCGGTACGCCCGGGGCACCGTGCTGCGGACCGAACCGGTCGCCCCGACGTACGAGACGAAGCGGCACGGGGACGTGCCGGTGCTGGACACCGTGGCGGTGCACGACACCGAACGCGGCGAGCTGGCCGTCTTCGCGGTCAACCGCGACACCACCGAGCTGACCCTGGAACTGGACCTGCGCGGCCTGCCGGGACTCTCCGGCCGGTCCCACCTGACCCTCGCCGCCGGGGACGACCCGACGGCGAGCAACACCGAGGCCGAGCCCGACCGGGTGACGCCCCGGGAGACCACCACCCCCACCATCGACGGCGGTCGGTGCACCGTACGGCTGCCCGCCATTTCCTGGAACGTGCTGCGCTTCACCACCCGGCCCTGA
- a CDS encoding ABC transporter substrate-binding protein has product MMRNEMSRRRLLSLGVGLGTAATLTLAGCGGDDEGSTATGNGGKEYTGPKVDLKLWNGFTGGDGEIFKKLVDTFNTEHANIAVGVTTYRWEDYYAKLPGAVSSGAGPDIAVMHMDQLATFAARGVITELDDVAKTLELTEADFAPTVWQGGRYNDKRYGIPLDMHPLGFYYNKAVMQKAGLDPEKPPTTRAEYDAALVELKKSGVQGFWVSPFQFTGGMTFYSVMHQWGGTLFDADVAKATFNSDPAVEACTWLVDMIKQGHSPANVGQDADYLALKAGKNAFNWNGIWQINDLKKSADVQWGVAPLPQIGSKQAAWANSHNFTIVKQRSTDANKVAGAKVFINWLSQRSLDWAAGGQVPARKTVREDAGFKALTEVGALAPEIEYAAFPPAAPGIGEVLLTFYNSFNEAVLGKKSPKQALDDGVAKADKQLEDNRKKYGS; this is encoded by the coding sequence ATGATGCGCAACGAGATGAGCCGACGACGGCTGCTGAGCCTCGGTGTCGGGCTCGGCACCGCGGCCACCCTGACCCTGGCGGGCTGCGGCGGCGACGACGAGGGGTCGACCGCGACCGGCAACGGCGGCAAGGAGTACACCGGCCCGAAGGTCGACCTGAAGCTGTGGAACGGCTTCACCGGCGGCGACGGCGAGATCTTCAAGAAACTCGTCGACACGTTCAACACCGAGCACGCCAACATCGCGGTCGGGGTCACCACGTACCGCTGGGAGGACTACTACGCCAAGCTGCCCGGCGCGGTCTCCAGCGGCGCCGGACCGGACATCGCGGTCATGCACATGGACCAGCTCGCCACCTTCGCCGCCCGGGGCGTGATCACCGAACTGGACGACGTGGCGAAGACCCTGGAGCTGACCGAGGCCGACTTCGCCCCCACCGTCTGGCAGGGCGGCCGTTACAACGACAAGCGGTACGGCATCCCGCTGGACATGCACCCGCTCGGGTTCTACTACAACAAGGCCGTCATGCAGAAGGCCGGCCTGGACCCGGAGAAGCCGCCGACCACCCGCGCCGAGTACGACGCCGCGCTGGTCGAGCTGAAGAAGTCCGGCGTGCAGGGCTTCTGGGTGAGCCCGTTCCAGTTCACCGGCGGGATGACCTTCTACTCGGTGATGCACCAGTGGGGCGGCACCCTCTTCGACGCCGACGTCGCCAAGGCCACCTTCAACTCCGACCCGGCGGTCGAGGCGTGCACCTGGCTGGTCGACATGATCAAGCAGGGGCACTCGCCGGCCAACGTCGGCCAGGATGCCGACTACCTGGCGCTCAAGGCCGGGAAGAACGCCTTCAACTGGAACGGCATCTGGCAGATCAACGACCTGAAGAAGAGCGCCGACGTGCAGTGGGGCGTCGCTCCCCTGCCGCAGATCGGCAGCAAGCAGGCCGCCTGGGCCAACTCGCACAACTTCACCATCGTCAAGCAGCGCAGCACCGACGCCAACAAGGTGGCCGGGGCGAAGGTGTTCATCAACTGGCTCAGCCAGCGCTCGCTGGACTGGGCGGCCGGCGGCCAGGTGCCGGCCCGCAAGACGGTCCGCGAGGACGCCGGCTTCAAGGCCCTCACCGAGGTCGGCGCGCTGGCCCCCGAGATCGAGTACGCCGCCTTCCCGCCCGCCGCGCCGGGCATCGGCGAGGTGCTGCTCACCTTCTACAACTCGTTCAACGAGGCCGTACTGGGCAAGAAGTCGCCGAAGCAGGCGCTGGACGACGGCGTCGCGAAGGCCGACAAGCAGCTGGAGGACAACCGCAAGAAGTACGGAAGCTGA
- a CDS encoding carbohydrate ABC transporter permease, translating into MADTSTVGAARADAPPPAATRKPRSVLRRGRAVTPYLFLAPYLVLFLVFGLAPVLFGAWLSLHQWDIQLPNRPFVGLDNYRDLFSSDSAIYGDWWSSVRATGIFTVFSVPLLVVVPLGLALLLNEKFPGRTFFRAVYFAPYVLGVAVIGLLWRFLLDANLGLVNRLLGAVGLPADTPWVTDVPWAWVSLVGVTVWWTSGFNAVIYLAGLQDIPPELYEAARMDGAGAWDRFRNVTLPGLRPVMLFVLTTTILASANVFGQSFLITQGAPGQETRTVVWRIVDEGLRDNDAGRAAAMSILFALALAVISIVNFRFFRYRED; encoded by the coding sequence GTGGCCGACACCAGCACAGTCGGGGCGGCGCGTGCGGACGCGCCGCCCCCGGCGGCCACCCGGAAGCCCCGTTCCGTGCTCCGGCGCGGGCGGGCCGTCACCCCGTACCTCTTCCTCGCGCCGTACCTGGTCCTGTTCCTGGTGTTCGGGCTGGCCCCGGTGCTGTTCGGGGCGTGGCTGAGCCTGCACCAGTGGGACATCCAGCTGCCCAACCGGCCGTTCGTCGGGTTGGACAACTACCGGGACCTGTTCTCCAGCGACTCGGCGATCTACGGGGACTGGTGGTCCAGCGTCCGGGCCACCGGGATCTTCACGGTCTTCTCGGTGCCGCTGCTGGTGGTCGTACCGCTGGGGTTGGCGCTGCTGCTGAACGAGAAGTTCCCCGGGCGGACCTTCTTCCGGGCGGTCTACTTCGCCCCGTACGTGCTCGGGGTGGCGGTGATCGGCCTGCTCTGGCGGTTCCTGCTGGACGCCAACCTGGGCCTGGTGAACCGGCTGCTCGGCGCGGTCGGGCTGCCGGCGGACACCCCCTGGGTGACCGACGTGCCGTGGGCCTGGGTGTCGCTGGTCGGGGTGACGGTGTGGTGGACCTCCGGGTTCAACGCGGTGATCTACCTGGCCGGTCTCCAGGACATCCCACCGGAGCTGTACGAGGCGGCCCGGATGGACGGCGCGGGGGCCTGGGACCGGTTCCGCAACGTCACCCTTCCCGGGCTGCGGCCGGTGATGCTGTTCGTGCTGACCACCACGATCCTCGCCTCGGCGAACGTGTTCGGCCAGTCCTTCCTGATCACGCAGGGCGCCCCGGGCCAGGAGACCCGGACGGTGGTCTGGCGGATCGTCGACGAGGGGCTGCGGGACAACGACGCCGGCCGGGCCGCCGCGATGAGCATCCTGTTCGCGCTGGCCCTCGCCGTGATCAGCATCGTCAACTTCCGGTTCTTCCGGTACCGGGAAGACTGA
- a CDS encoding carbohydrate ABC transporter permease yields MTTLRRTARYAVLVTLALVFLAPLLWMVLTSLKTSGDAQRIPAGWLPDPFSGYGYDRILTDAQNPVLRWFVNSMLAATLHTLLVLVTASMAAYALARLRFRGRRAGFALIVGTLFIPPTSLIIPNFLIADSLGWLDTLTVVVVPGAASAFGVFFLRQFFLSIPAELEEAAVLDGANQWQVFARVLLPLSKPALATLAVLSFLTNWNDFLWPVYVLFSPDNLTLPSGLGLLQGAYTTDYPVIMAGAVLASVPVLILFVLAQRHVIQGVSRSGLKG; encoded by the coding sequence GTGACGACACTGCGCCGTACCGCCCGCTACGCGGTCCTGGTGACCCTGGCCCTGGTGTTCCTCGCCCCACTGCTCTGGATGGTGCTCACCTCGCTGAAGACCTCCGGGGACGCGCAGCGGATCCCGGCGGGCTGGCTGCCGGACCCGTTCTCCGGGTACGGCTACGACCGCATCCTGACCGACGCGCAGAACCCGGTGCTGCGCTGGTTCGTCAACAGCATGCTGGCCGCCACCCTGCACACGCTGCTGGTGCTGGTGACCGCGTCGATGGCCGCGTACGCGCTGGCCCGGCTGAGGTTCCGGGGCCGCCGGGCGGGTTTCGCGCTGATCGTCGGGACACTGTTCATCCCGCCGACCTCGCTGATCATCCCGAACTTCCTGATCGCCGACAGCCTGGGCTGGCTGGACACCCTGACCGTGGTCGTGGTGCCCGGCGCGGCCAGCGCGTTCGGGGTGTTCTTCCTGCGGCAGTTCTTCCTGTCCATCCCGGCCGAGCTGGAGGAGGCCGCCGTGCTGGACGGGGCGAACCAGTGGCAGGTGTTCGCCCGGGTGCTGCTGCCGCTGTCGAAGCCGGCGCTGGCCACCCTGGCGGTGCTGTCCTTCCTGACCAACTGGAACGACTTCCTCTGGCCGGTGTACGTGCTGTTCAGCCCGGACAACCTGACCCTGCCGTCCGGGCTGGGGCTGCTCCAGGGCGCGTACACCACCGACTATCCGGTGATCATGGCGGGTGCGGTGCTGGCCAGCGTGCCGGTGCTGATCCTGTTCGTGCTCGCCCAGCGGCACGTCATCCAGGGTGTGTCCCGCAGCGGGTTGAAGGGGTGA
- a CDS encoding glycoside hydrolase family 43 protein — translation MTAGTAHRPGTHPTGSGRRGDRPPAGAGRRRAVAVALTAALLLTGCGGNDEPTTDPTTGADMFTNPVIATDAPDPQAIRVGDTWYLFHTNAQGRNVPVHTSPDLVDWTPAGDALPALPDWADAGKTWAPEAIQLAPDRFVLYYTVAGRSSGRQCVGRAVADAPQGPYRDDSAGPLICQAELGGAIDASPFRDADGSLWLLWKNDGNAVGQDTWLWSQRLSVDGLTLVGEPTKLLKQTEPWEGTLIEGPFFWRHDGKLYLFFAANAYDRAEYAEGYAVCESPTGPCVKAPENPVLAGNAAASGPGHASMVEHAGRTWLLYHAWPPGQEGAIDPGRQTWLDEVVWRDGRPVVNGPTAGPQPRP, via the coding sequence GTGACCGCCGGGACCGCCCACCGGCCGGGCACCCACCCGACCGGGTCCGGCCGGCGGGGCGACAGGCCACCGGCCGGGGCCGGCCGACGGCGGGCGGTGGCGGTGGCGCTGACCGCCGCGCTGCTGCTCACCGGGTGCGGCGGCAACGACGAACCGACCACCGATCCGACGACGGGAGCCGACATGTTCACCAATCCGGTCATCGCCACCGACGCCCCCGACCCGCAGGCGATCCGGGTCGGCGACACCTGGTACCTCTTCCACACCAACGCGCAGGGCCGCAACGTGCCGGTGCACACCTCACCGGACCTGGTCGACTGGACGCCGGCCGGGGACGCGCTGCCGGCGCTGCCCGACTGGGCCGACGCCGGCAAGACCTGGGCCCCGGAGGCGATCCAGCTGGCCCCGGACCGATTCGTCCTCTACTACACGGTGGCCGGGCGGTCCTCCGGGCGGCAGTGCGTCGGGCGGGCGGTGGCGGACGCGCCGCAGGGGCCGTACCGGGACGACTCGGCCGGGCCGCTGATCTGCCAGGCGGAGCTGGGTGGCGCGATCGACGCCAGCCCGTTCCGGGACGCCGACGGCAGTCTCTGGCTGCTGTGGAAGAACGACGGCAACGCGGTCGGCCAGGACACCTGGCTCTGGTCGCAGCGGCTCTCCGTCGACGGGCTGACCCTGGTCGGTGAGCCGACGAAGCTGCTCAAGCAGACCGAGCCGTGGGAGGGGACGCTCATCGAGGGGCCGTTCTTCTGGCGGCACGACGGGAAGCTGTACCTCTTCTTCGCCGCGAACGCCTACGACAGGGCCGAGTACGCCGAGGGGTACGCGGTCTGCGAGAGCCCGACCGGGCCGTGCGTGAAGGCCCCGGAGAACCCGGTCCTGGCCGGCAACGCCGCCGCCTCCGGCCCCGGCCACGCCTCGATGGTCGAGCACGCCGGCCGCACCTGGCTGCTCTACCACGCCTGGCCGCCGGGCCAGGAGGGCGCGATCGACCCGGGCCGGCAGACCTGGTTGGACGAGGTGGTCTGGCGCGACGGCCGGCCGGTGGTGAACGGCCCGACCGCCGGGCCGCAGCCCCGCCCCTGA
- a CDS encoding amino acid permease yields the protein MSAVSVLRTKPIKDVIAQSEADGSDGGPGLKRRLGARDLTGFGIGIVIGTGIFTLTGLEAREHAGPGVVISFAIAGLVALLAALCYAELASSVPAAGSAYTYAYATMGEIVAWIIGWDLLLEFALGAAVVARGWSGYLAELFDLPTAWFGEEGSVVNLGAIGIVLLLGVVAIVGVRESARVTNVLVLVKVAICVFVVIAGAFFVKATNLTPFIPPAEEAGSGEDGIRQPVTQLIFGMDASVFGFAGVLTAAAVVFFAYTGFEAVANLGEETKNPRRDLPLGLLGTLLIASVLYIGVSLVLVGMVPYTEIDRGAPIASAFESVGAGWAAILVSIAAVAGLTSVILVDLVAMGRVGFAIARDGLIPPAVAKVHPRFGTPYRISAVMTVVVALLAGFLPLTALADLVSIGALCAFVLVSLAVPILRRTRPDLERPFRVPFSPVLPVVSALACLYLMLNLSVETWLRFLAWMLLGAIIYFGYGRRRNRLAQRAG from the coding sequence GTGAGCGCGGTGTCCGTGCTGCGTACCAAACCGATCAAGGACGTGATCGCCCAGAGTGAGGCGGACGGGTCGGACGGCGGACCCGGCCTGAAGCGCCGTCTCGGTGCCCGTGACCTCACCGGGTTCGGCATCGGCATCGTCATCGGCACCGGCATCTTCACCCTGACCGGCCTGGAGGCCCGGGAACACGCCGGCCCCGGCGTGGTGATCTCGTTCGCCATCGCCGGGCTGGTCGCCCTGCTCGCCGCGCTCTGCTACGCCGAACTGGCCTCCAGCGTCCCGGCCGCCGGCAGCGCCTACACCTACGCGTACGCCACCATGGGCGAGATCGTCGCCTGGATCATCGGCTGGGACCTGCTGCTGGAGTTCGCCCTCGGCGCGGCGGTGGTCGCCCGGGGCTGGTCCGGCTACCTCGCCGAACTGTTCGACCTGCCGACCGCCTGGTTCGGCGAGGAGGGCAGCGTGGTCAACCTCGGGGCCATCGGCATCGTGCTGCTGCTCGGCGTGGTCGCCATCGTCGGCGTCCGCGAGTCGGCCCGGGTCACCAACGTGCTGGTCCTGGTCAAGGTCGCCATCTGCGTCTTCGTGGTGATCGCCGGGGCGTTCTTCGTGAAGGCCACCAACCTCACCCCGTTCATCCCGCCGGCGGAGGAGGCCGGCAGCGGCGAGGACGGCATCCGGCAACCGGTCACCCAGTTGATCTTCGGGATGGACGCCTCGGTCTTCGGCTTCGCCGGGGTGCTCACCGCCGCCGCCGTGGTCTTCTTCGCGTACACCGGTTTCGAGGCGGTCGCCAACCTCGGCGAGGAGACCAAGAACCCGCGCCGGGACCTGCCGCTCGGCCTGCTCGGCACGCTGCTGATCGCCAGCGTTCTCTACATCGGCGTCTCGCTGGTGCTGGTCGGCATGGTGCCGTACACCGAGATCGACCGGGGCGCCCCGATCGCGTCGGCGTTCGAGTCGGTCGGCGCCGGCTGGGCGGCCATCCTCGTCTCCATCGCCGCCGTCGCCGGCCTGACCAGCGTGATCCTGGTCGACCTGGTCGCCATGGGCCGGGTCGGCTTCGCCATCGCCCGGGACGGGCTGATCCCGCCGGCGGTCGCCAAGGTGCACCCGCGCTTCGGCACCCCGTACCGGATCAGCGCGGTGATGACCGTGGTGGTGGCGCTGCTCGCCGGCTTCCTGCCGCTGACCGCGCTGGCCGACCTGGTCAGCATCGGCGCGCTCTGCGCCTTCGTGCTGGTCTCGCTGGCGGTGCCGATCCTGCGCCGGACCCGTCCCGACCTGGAGCGGCCGTTCCGGGTGCCGTTCTCCCCGGTGCTGCCGGTCGTCTCCGCGCTGGCCTGCCTCTACCTGATGCTCAACCTCTCGGTGGAGACCTGGCTGCGGTTCCTGGCCTGGATGCTGCTCGGCGCGATCATCTACTTCGGCTACGGCCGCCGCCGCAACCGGCTCGCCCAGCGCGCCGGCTGA
- a CDS encoding glycoside hydrolase family 10 protein, which yields MKAPRLSAAGLAVALLGALVATPAPATADPSPTLSTDTSTCDTDPATPKRQFRAMWISSVVNIDWPTKASQTAPDRTAVQKAEYLGWLDLAERLNHNAVVVQVRPTADAFWPSPYEPWSEYLTGVRGQDPGWDPLAFLVDEAHKRNLEFHAWFNPYRVSMPAPGGAGADVNQLAPNHPARQHPDWTFAYPPAGVAGSRLYYNPGIPEVRAFVQTAMLDAVKRYDVDGVHFDDYFYPYPSGTHQVPDDATFAQYNRGFTDKADWRRDNIDLLVREMGEQVKAVKPWVKFGVSPFGIWRNKSVDPLGSDTTGSQSYDIISADTRKWVKEEWIDYVVPQLYWYIGQYPAADYARLVPWWAETVRGTKVQLYIGQADYKSGDPAYGSFWMNPNELSNHLTLNRSYPEVLGNVHFSAVQVKANRLGATDIYAAEHYSKPALVPAMPHLAAKPLLFPVVTGASRTDDGVRLSWRQPANGVGPLGTATSYAIYRFDGAGRPDGCALADATHLVDTVRATPGAVQSWLDRTAEPGRTYTYLVTALDRLSNESPAGPARVVR from the coding sequence ATGAAGGCACCTCGGCTCAGCGCCGCCGGGCTGGCCGTCGCGCTGCTCGGCGCGCTCGTCGCCACGCCCGCGCCCGCCACCGCCGACCCGTCCCCCACCCTCAGCACCGACACCAGCACCTGCGACACCGACCCGGCCACCCCGAAGCGGCAGTTCCGGGCGATGTGGATCTCGTCGGTGGTGAACATCGACTGGCCCACCAAGGCGTCCCAGACCGCGCCGGACCGGACCGCCGTGCAGAAGGCCGAGTACCTCGGCTGGCTCGACCTGGCCGAGCGGCTCAACCACAACGCGGTGGTGGTGCAGGTCCGGCCGACCGCCGACGCGTTCTGGCCGTCGCCGTACGAGCCCTGGTCGGAGTACCTGACCGGGGTACGCGGCCAGGACCCGGGGTGGGACCCGCTGGCCTTCCTGGTCGACGAGGCGCACAAGCGGAACCTGGAGTTCCACGCCTGGTTCAACCCGTACCGGGTCTCGATGCCGGCCCCCGGCGGCGCGGGCGCGGACGTGAACCAGCTCGCCCCGAACCACCCGGCCCGGCAGCACCCGGACTGGACCTTCGCCTACCCGCCGGCCGGGGTGGCCGGCAGCCGGCTCTACTACAACCCCGGCATCCCCGAGGTCCGCGCGTTCGTGCAGACTGCGATGCTCGACGCGGTGAAGCGGTACGACGTCGACGGGGTGCACTTCGACGACTACTTCTACCCGTACCCGAGCGGCACCCACCAGGTGCCCGACGACGCCACGTTCGCCCAGTACAACCGGGGTTTCACCGACAAGGCCGACTGGCGGCGGGACAACATCGACCTGCTGGTCAGGGAGATGGGCGAGCAGGTCAAGGCGGTCAAGCCGTGGGTGAAGTTCGGGGTCAGCCCGTTCGGCATCTGGCGGAACAAGTCGGTGGACCCGCTCGGCTCGGACACCACCGGCAGCCAGTCGTACGACATCATCTCCGCCGACACCCGCAAGTGGGTGAAGGAGGAGTGGATCGACTACGTGGTGCCGCAGCTCTACTGGTACATCGGGCAGTACCCGGCGGCCGACTACGCCCGGCTGGTGCCGTGGTGGGCCGAGACGGTGCGCGGCACGAAGGTGCAGCTCTACATCGGCCAGGCCGACTACAAGAGCGGTGACCCGGCGTACGGGTCGTTCTGGATGAACCCGAACGAGCTGTCGAACCACCTGACGCTGAACCGGTCGTACCCGGAGGTGCTCGGCAACGTGCACTTCTCCGCCGTACAGGTCAAGGCGAACCGGCTCGGCGCGACCGACATCTACGCCGCCGAGCACTACTCGAAGCCGGCGCTGGTGCCGGCCATGCCGCACCTGGCGGCGAAGCCGCTGCTGTTCCCGGTGGTCACCGGCGCGTCCCGGACCGATGACGGGGTCCGGCTGAGCTGGCGGCAGCCGGCGAACGGTGTGGGTCCGCTCGGCACGGCCACCTCGTACGCGATCTACCGGTTCGACGGTGCCGGACGGCCGGACGGCTGCGCGCTGGCCGACGCGACGCACCTGGTCGACACGGTCCGGGCCACCCCCGGCGCGGTGCAGTCCTGGCTGGACCGGACGGCCGAGCCGGGCCGGACGTACACCTACCTGGTGACCGCCCTGGACCGGCTGTCGAACGAGAGCCCGGCCGGTCCGGCACGGGTGGTCCGCTGA
- a CDS encoding phospholipase, which translates to MRRRLTTMLAASAFALLTLLGVASPAAAVTRDQKLSVMYSWTQTSASSYNAWNSARVNQGAWSAYAFNWSTDYCSSSPDNPLGFTFNLSCYRHDFGYRNHKAMGVFTSANKARIDSAFYEDLKRVCATYNSVVSPACYSLAWTYYQAVRAFGSIAAVSQADLDRAAKLKADAERAANLKTAALR; encoded by the coding sequence ATGCGCCGTCGCCTCACCACCATGCTCGCCGCCAGCGCGTTCGCGCTGCTCACCCTCCTCGGGGTGGCCTCACCGGCCGCCGCGGTCACCCGTGACCAGAAGCTCAGCGTGATGTACAGCTGGACCCAGACCAGCGCCAGCAGCTACAACGCCTGGAACTCCGCCCGGGTGAACCAGGGCGCCTGGTCGGCGTACGCCTTCAACTGGTCCACCGACTACTGCTCGTCCAGCCCGGACAACCCGCTCGGGTTCACCTTCAACCTGTCCTGCTACCGGCACGACTTCGGGTACCGCAACCACAAGGCGATGGGCGTCTTCACCAGCGCCAACAAGGCCCGCATCGACAGCGCCTTCTACGAGGACCTGAAGCGGGTCTGCGCCACGTACAACAGCGTCGTCAGCCCGGCCTGCTACAGCCTGGCCTGGACGTACTACCAGGCGGTGCGGGCCTTCGGGTCGATCGCCGCGGTCAGCCAGGCCGACCTCGACCGGGCCGCCAAGCTGAAGGCCGACGCCGAACGGGCCGCGAACCTGAAGACCGCCGCCCTGCGCTGA